The Inediibacterium massiliense genome has a segment encoding these proteins:
- the ppaX gene encoding pyrophosphatase PpaX, whose product MTIKNILFDLDGTLLDTNELIIQSFQYTYKTHLKKDVPKEEIIKSFGEILKVTLDREFKDLSDVALKTYRDFQFSRFDDYITMHQGVKEGLKRLYDDGYHLGVVTSRLNESAKRGLDLFHLTDYFDVIIGADDTTIHKPDPTPALLALEKIGGQVEESMIVGDSPYDILCGKNAGMISVAVGWSALPRDMYMKHDPDHVVESMEELIDIIKSL is encoded by the coding sequence ATGACCATTAAAAATATATTATTTGATTTAGATGGAACATTATTAGATACCAATGAGCTAATTATTCAGTCCTTTCAATATACTTATAAAACACATCTCAAAAAGGATGTTCCTAAAGAAGAGATTATAAAGTCTTTTGGAGAAATATTAAAAGTTACATTAGATAGAGAATTTAAAGATTTAAGTGATGTGGCATTAAAAACCTATAGAGATTTTCAATTCAGTAGATTTGATGATTATATTACTATGCATCAAGGAGTAAAAGAAGGACTCAAAAGATTATATGATGATGGGTATCATCTAGGAGTAGTTACTTCAAGATTGAACGAATCTGCTAAAAGAGGATTAGACTTATTTCATCTAACGGATTATTTTGATGTGATTATTGGTGCAGATGATACGACTATTCATAAACCAGATCCTACTCCTGCCCTTTTAGCACTAGAAAAAATAGGTGGCCAAGTAGAGGAAAGTATGATTGTAGGAGATAGTCCCTATGATATTTTATGTGGAAAAAACGCAGGAATGATTTCTGTAGCCGTGGGATGGAGTGCTCTTCCTAGGGATATGTATATGAAACACGATCCTGATCATGTAGTAGAAAGTATGGAAGAATTAATAGATATTATAAAAAGTTTGTAG
- a CDS encoding amidohydrolase, which produces MLLIKNATIWTMEGTNYERGSILIEEGKIKKIAEHIEAPANTKVVDATDKIVMPGCIDAHCHLGMWEDAIGFEGADGNEMTDPVTPHLRAIDAINPLDKNFEEAREGGITTVATGPGSANVLGGQFAAIKTYGDRIDNMIVKAPLAQKCAFGENPKRVYHDQKQTPMTRMATAAILRDTLYKAKRYKEQLEASKDDLSKKPSYDMKLEALLPVLRREIPLKAHAHRADDIFSAIRIKKEFNVKMTLDHCTEGHLIVDELKEEGLAAIVGPSFGERPKVELKNTTFETPGILNNAGMKVAIMTDHPVIPVQYLPMCAAFAVKAGMKEEEALKAITIYPAEILGIDNHVGSIKEGKDADIAIWDGHPFDLQSKVSCTIIDGTIVYEEK; this is translated from the coding sequence ATGTTACTTATCAAAAATGCTACCATTTGGACCATGGAAGGTACAAATTATGAAAGAGGAAGTATATTAATAGAAGAAGGAAAAATAAAAAAAATAGCAGAACATATAGAAGCTCCTGCAAATACAAAAGTGGTGGATGCTACAGATAAAATTGTCATGCCAGGATGTATTGATGCGCATTGCCATTTAGGCATGTGGGAAGATGCTATAGGTTTTGAAGGAGCAGATGGAAATGAAATGACAGATCCTGTAACTCCACATCTTAGAGCTATTGATGCTATTAATCCTTTAGATAAAAACTTTGAAGAGGCAAGAGAAGGTGGGATTACTACCGTTGCTACAGGACCTGGAAGTGCCAATGTATTAGGAGGTCAGTTTGCAGCTATTAAAACATATGGAGATCGTATTGACAATATGATTGTAAAGGCGCCACTAGCACAAAAGTGTGCTTTTGGAGAGAATCCGAAGAGAGTGTATCATGATCAAAAACAAACTCCTATGACAAGAATGGCTACAGCTGCTATTTTAAGAGATACTTTATATAAAGCAAAAAGATATAAAGAACAATTAGAAGCTTCAAAAGATGATTTATCTAAAAAACCTTCTTATGATATGAAATTAGAAGCATTACTTCCTGTACTAAGAAGAGAGATTCCACTTAAAGCTCATGCTCATAGAGCAGATGATATATTTAGCGCTATAAGAATTAAAAAAGAATTTAATGTGAAAATGACTCTAGATCATTGTACAGAAGGACATTTAATTGTAGATGAATTAAAAGAAGAAGGCTTAGCTGCTATTGTAGGACCAAGCTTTGGAGAAAGACCTAAAGTAGAGCTTAAAAATACTACCTTTGAAACTCCAGGTATTTTAAACAATGCAGGAATGAAAGTAGCTATTATGACAGATCATCCTGTAATACCTGTTCAATATCTTCCTATGTGTGCAGCATTTGCAGTAAAAGCAGGAATGAAAGAAGAAGAAGCTCTAAAGGCGATTACTATTTATCCAGCAGAAATTTTAGGCATTGATAACCATGTAGGAAGCATCAAAGAAGGAAAAGATGCAGATATAGCCATATGGGATGGGCATCCTTTCGACTTGCAATCAAAGGTAAGCTGTACCATTATAGATGGAACAATTGTATATGAAGAAAAGTAA
- a CDS encoding ECF transporter S component, whose translation MNRTSTVQKGFFGFRTVTTAHGLVKISILSVLAYLIMFIEMPILFFPGFLKMDLSDLPALIGGLALGPAAGIMIELVKNLLHFLTKTTTGGVGEFANFLIGISLIIPASAMYRMKKKKTGAIIGLIIGAICMGIVGGLANYFMLLPFYAKVMPLEQIIAISASANGAIKDIKTLVYYGVIPFNIIKAIIISIFTISLYKKLSPILKER comes from the coding sequence ATGAATAGAACATCTACAGTACAAAAAGGTTTTTTTGGATTTAGAACGGTTACAACAGCTCATGGATTGGTAAAAATTTCAATATTATCTGTTTTGGCTTACTTAATTATGTTCATAGAAATGCCTATCTTATTTTTTCCAGGCTTTTTAAAAATGGATTTAAGTGATTTACCTGCTTTGATCGGAGGTCTAGCCCTTGGACCTGCTGCAGGAATTATGATAGAGCTTGTAAAAAATTTACTTCATTTTTTAACAAAAACTACTACAGGGGGAGTAGGAGAATTTGCAAATTTTTTAATAGGAATTTCTTTAATTATTCCTGCTAGTGCTATGTATAGAATGAAGAAAAAGAAGACAGGAGCTATTATTGGATTGATTATTGGAGCTATATGTATGGGGATTGTGGGAGGACTTGCCAACTATTTTATGCTGCTTCCTTTTTATGCAAAGGTTATGCCCCTAGAACAAATTATAGCCATTAGTGCTTCAGCAAATGGTGCAATCAAAGATATAAAAACATTAGTTTATTATGGAGTAATTCCATTTAATATCATCAAGGCAATTATTATATCTATTTTTACCATATCATTATATAAAAAGCTTTCTCCTATTTTAAAGGAAAGATAG
- the tsaE gene encoding tRNA (adenosine(37)-N6)-threonylcarbamoyltransferase complex ATPase subunit type 1 TsaE has product MKIISSSEQKTYDLGYKLGKFLQKGDVVCLTGDLGAGKTTLSKAIAKGLEVEECVTSPTFTIIHEYEGRVPLYHFDVYRIGEIDEMEDLGYEEYFYGEGVCLVEWASQIEEIIPKEHLWIHIKKIDDHTREIEIKGTSHHFHTILEELK; this is encoded by the coding sequence ATGAAAATAATAAGTAGTAGTGAACAAAAGACTTATGATTTAGGATATAAGTTAGGAAAGTTTTTACAAAAGGGAGATGTAGTATGTTTAACAGGTGATTTAGGGGCAGGAAAAACTACTTTATCCAAAGCAATTGCCAAGGGTTTAGAAGTAGAGGAATGTGTAACCAGTCCAACTTTTACTATTATTCATGAATACGAAGGAAGAGTTCCTTTGTATCATTTTGATGTATACAGAATTGGAGAAATAGATGAAATGGAAGATTTAGGGTATGAGGAATATTTTTATGGAGAGGGAGTTTGCTTGGTAGAGTGGGCTTCCCAAATAGAAGAGATTATTCCAAAAGAACATCTATGGATTCATATCAAAAAAATCGATGATCATACAAGAGAAATAGAAATAAAAGGAACAAGTCATCATTTTCATACCATACTAGAGGAGTTGAAATAA
- the tsaB gene encoding tRNA (adenosine(37)-N6)-threonylcarbamoyltransferase complex dimerization subunit type 1 TsaB: protein MKILSFDTSSMVATIALIEDEKLIGEYIINHKRTHSQKLMPMIDELLKSCEVKIEEIDKIAVAKGPGSFTGIRIGIATAKGLAHALNIPVVGISTLDGLAFNLYNSNGLICPILDARRSQVYTAIYKWDGGSLHRIEEPMAISIEELAEILLKRPEPVIFLGDGVGSNKEYLVEVLKERAIFAPNSHNITKASSIGQLAMQKEEDENCYELVPTYLRKSEAERQYEEKQKRCEENGQCKC from the coding sequence ATGAAAATTTTAAGTTTTGATACATCATCTATGGTAGCTACCATCGCTCTTATAGAAGATGAAAAATTAATAGGGGAATATATCATCAATCATAAAAGAACCCATTCTCAAAAGCTTATGCCTATGATTGATGAGCTTTTAAAAAGCTGTGAAGTAAAAATAGAAGAGATAGATAAAATTGCAGTGGCAAAAGGGCCAGGATCTTTTACAGGAATAAGAATAGGAATCGCTACGGCTAAAGGACTTGCTCATGCTCTTAATATTCCTGTTGTAGGTATTTCTACACTAGATGGACTTGCATTTAATCTATACAATAGCAATGGATTGATTTGCCCCATATTAGATGCAAGAAGAAGTCAAGTCTATACTGCTATTTATAAGTGGGATGGAGGAAGTTTACATAGAATAGAGGAGCCTATGGCTATCTCTATAGAAGAGTTAGCGGAAATTCTTTTAAAAAGACCAGAGCCTGTTATTTTTTTAGGAGATGGAGTGGGAAGTAATAAAGAATATCTTGTAGAGGTATTAAAAGAGAGAGCTATATTTGCTCCAAATAGTCATAATATAACAAAAGCATCTTCTATTGGACAGCTTGCTATGCAAAAAGAGGAAGATGAAAATTGTTATGAGCTGGTTCCTACTTACTTGAGGAAATCTGAAGCAGAAAGACAATATGAGGAGAAACAAAAAAGGTGTGAAGAGAATGGACAATGTAAGTGTTAG
- the rimI gene encoding ribosomal protein S18-alanine N-acetyltransferase, which yields MDNVSVRFMEQKDIEEVFQVEKKCFTIPWSRHSFLQEMRNEMAIYVVIEDHEKVVGYGGMWKIVDEGHITNIAIHPTYRKKGYGDKVVKALIQIAKEQKINSMTLEVRASNEVAKCLYEKNGFYSCGVRPKYYEDNGEDAVIMWAEFQ from the coding sequence ATGGACAATGTAAGTGTTAGGTTTATGGAACAAAAAGATATAGAAGAAGTTTTTCAAGTAGAAAAAAAATGTTTTACCATTCCTTGGTCTAGACACTCTTTTTTACAAGAGATGAGAAATGAAATGGCTATCTATGTAGTCATAGAAGATCATGAAAAGGTAGTAGGATATGGTGGAATGTGGAAAATTGTAGATGAAGGACATATTACCAATATAGCTATACATCCTACCTATAGAAAGAAAGGGTATGGAGACAAAGTTGTAAAAGCATTGATTCAGATTGCAAAAGAACAAAAAATAAATAGTATGACATTGGAAGTGAGAGCATCTAATGAAGTTGCTAAATGTCTTTATGAAAAAAATGGTTTTTATTCATGTGGAGTAAGACCCAAATATTATGAAGATAATGGGGAAGATGCAGTGATTATGTGGGCAGAATTTCAATAA
- a CDS encoding efflux RND transporter periplasmic adaptor subunit, producing the protein MKKKKKIILITLGILILIGIIGTTIAMKNKKPSGMMVQTTAVQKEDIESHIQATGKIFSMDKRDIVSDVEEKIEKMFVKKGDYVKEGQILMKLEETNIEYKIKDAKLKLAMEEENLKQLKKEGNTELEIDLDNAKIKYEDAKKTYERNKNLYESSVISKADLEKSQKDMDESYNEYLLAKEKLKNSNHENEIITQKQKVELAKLEVEKLAEDLKKHTIKSPITGTIVDTNISESGIIESHVTLMSIQDVDHLEIVVDMNEYDASKIKLGDPVKITGDAFEKKEYKGKVKYIGSMAKQVEGSQGKEGVIEIKIDIENIDQFLKPGLSAKVDILTQKKQDVLTIPYEAIFTRKNGDKIIFTVRNGKVKEHKIKTGIESDFCVEIIGDVKQKDEVILNPTEDLKDGDQVMTDQVM; encoded by the coding sequence ATGAAAAAAAAGAAAAAAATAATTCTCATTACACTAGGAATACTAATTTTAATAGGAATTATAGGAACTACAATAGCAATGAAAAATAAAAAGCCTAGTGGGATGATGGTTCAAACTACTGCTGTACAAAAGGAAGATATAGAATCTCATATTCAAGCAACAGGAAAAATCTTTTCTATGGATAAAAGAGATATTGTCTCTGATGTGGAAGAAAAAATAGAAAAGATGTTTGTCAAAAAAGGAGATTATGTCAAAGAAGGACAAATTCTTATGAAATTAGAAGAAACAAATATAGAGTATAAAATTAAAGATGCAAAGTTAAAGCTTGCTATGGAGGAGGAAAACTTAAAGCAACTCAAAAAAGAAGGAAATACAGAGCTTGAAATTGATTTAGATAATGCAAAAATAAAATATGAAGATGCAAAAAAAACATATGAACGAAATAAAAATTTGTATGAAAGTAGTGTGATTAGTAAAGCAGATTTGGAAAAATCTCAAAAGGATATGGATGAATCTTATAATGAGTATCTTTTAGCAAAAGAAAAATTGAAAAATTCTAATCATGAAAATGAAATCATTACTCAAAAACAAAAAGTAGAGTTAGCAAAATTAGAAGTTGAGAAATTAGCAGAAGATTTAAAGAAACATACCATTAAAAGTCCTATTACAGGAACTATTGTAGATACCAATATTTCAGAAAGTGGAATCATAGAATCTCATGTAACTTTAATGTCTATTCAAGATGTGGATCATTTAGAGATTGTAGTAGATATGAATGAATATGATGCAAGTAAAATAAAGTTGGGAGACCCTGTAAAAATTACAGGAGATGCATTTGAGAAAAAAGAGTATAAAGGAAAAGTAAAATATATAGGATCTATGGCAAAACAAGTAGAGGGTAGTCAAGGAAAAGAAGGAGTAATAGAAATAAAAATAGATATTGAAAATATTGATCAGTTTTTAAAGCCAGGTTTATCTGCAAAAGTGGATATTTTGACACAAAAGAAACAAGATGTACTTACTATTCCTTATGAAGCTATATTTACTAGAAAAAATGGAGACAAAATTATTTTTACTGTAAGAAACGGAAAAGTAAAAGAACATAAGATAAAAACAGGTATAGAAAGTGATTTTTGTGTAGAAATTATAGGAGATGTAAAACAAAAAGATGAAGTGATCTTAAATCCAACAGAAGATTTAAAAGATGGAGATCAAGTCATGACAGATCAGGTGATGTAA
- a CDS encoding ABC transporter ATP-binding protein — protein sequence MSMIKIENLKKVYKNGNISVEALKNIHLEVKEKEFVSIMGPSGSGKSTLMNILGCLDKPTEGIFELDGQSVQGMDENELAVIRNKKIGFVFQSFNLLPRISSLKNVELPMIYAGVPPKERREKAIKALGRVGLKERMDHKSNELSGGQRQRVAIARALVNDPSVIFADEPTGNLDTKSGNEVMAIFQQLNEEGATIVMVTHEPDIAQHTKRVIVCRDGEIIEDRPVDNQIILYKQEEII from the coding sequence ATGAGTATGATTAAGATAGAAAATTTAAAAAAAGTATATAAAAATGGAAATATTAGTGTAGAGGCATTAAAAAATATTCATCTAGAAGTGAAAGAGAAAGAATTTGTATCTATTATGGGTCCTTCAGGATCAGGAAAGTCTACTCTTATGAATATACTCGGATGTTTAGATAAACCAACGGAAGGAATTTTTGAATTAGATGGGCAAAGTGTTCAAGGAATGGATGAAAATGAACTTGCTGTGATTCGAAACAAAAAAATAGGTTTCGTTTTTCAATCATTTAATCTTTTACCTCGAATTAGCTCTTTAAAAAACGTGGAGCTTCCTATGATTTATGCAGGGGTACCTCCTAAAGAAAGAAGAGAGAAAGCTATAAAAGCTTTAGGGAGGGTAGGACTTAAAGAGAGAATGGATCATAAATCTAATGAGCTTTCTGGAGGACAAAGGCAAAGAGTTGCTATTGCTAGAGCACTCGTAAATGATCCTTCTGTAATTTTTGCAGATGAACCTACAGGAAATTTAGACACAAAGTCTGGAAATGAAGTTATGGCTATATTTCAACAGCTTAATGAAGAAGGAGCTACCATTGTCATGGTTACTCATGAACCAGATATTGCACAGCATACCAAAAGAGTTATTGTATGTAGAGATGGAGAAATTATAGAAGATCGACCTGTTGACAATCAAATTATTCTTTATAAACAGGAGGAGATCATATGA
- a CDS encoding ABC transporter permease, with product MNILESIQVAMGAIFVNKMRSLLTMLGIIIGISSVITVVALGEGSQKVIDKEFEQFGAGRAFLMVNWREQYTTKDIFTHDDIEALKKAFSNDLEAIVPNVSERGKIKAKNEKLDVTLTGGDETYTKIEKINMLQGRYLMDADVKGRRAVAVVDKEMALEVFGRTNVLGENISVEFGESNASFVIIGIYENPKSTLRNMGGKTLGNIFVPFTTLEKIMGMSDRIFDVEMSLKKGVNTDSITDKMIRLIERRHDNEGENKYMIQTAESEMESINNITGIITTVVGAIAAISLLVGGIGVMNIMLVSVTERTREIGIRKAIGAKRKDILLQFLVESVIVSGIGGIIGTIIGVGLSFIVSSFINMPPSVSIRTIVIAWIFSAGVGIFFGIYPANKASKLDPIEALRYE from the coding sequence ATGAATATACTTGAAAGTATACAAGTAGCAATGGGTGCTATTTTTGTAAATAAAATGCGATCTCTCCTTACCATGCTAGGAATTATTATAGGTATATCATCTGTTATTACTGTAGTGGCACTAGGAGAAGGAAGTCAAAAGGTAATAGATAAAGAATTTGAACAATTTGGTGCAGGTAGAGCTTTTCTGATGGTCAATTGGAGAGAACAATATACTACGAAAGATATATTTACACATGATGATATAGAAGCATTAAAAAAGGCTTTTTCAAATGATTTAGAAGCTATTGTGCCAAATGTATCAGAAAGAGGAAAAATAAAAGCTAAAAATGAAAAGCTAGATGTAACCTTAACAGGTGGAGACGAAACTTATACCAAAATAGAAAAAATCAATATGCTACAAGGTAGGTACCTAATGGATGCAGATGTAAAGGGAAGAAGAGCTGTAGCTGTTGTAGATAAAGAAATGGCATTAGAAGTATTTGGAAGAACTAATGTATTAGGAGAAAATATTAGTGTGGAATTTGGAGAAAGTAATGCTTCCTTTGTGATTATTGGTATCTATGAAAATCCAAAAAGTACTCTTAGAAATATGGGCGGAAAAACTCTTGGAAATATTTTTGTCCCTTTTACAACTTTAGAAAAAATAATGGGAATGAGTGATCGAATTTTTGATGTTGAAATGAGTTTAAAAAAAGGAGTAAATACAGATTCTATTACAGATAAGATGATTCGTTTGATTGAAAGAAGACATGATAATGAAGGGGAAAATAAATATATGATTCAAACGGCAGAAAGTGAAATGGAGTCCATTAATAACATTACTGGAATCATAACTACTGTTGTAGGAGCTATTGCAGCTATATCTCTTTTGGTTGGAGGAATTGGTGTTATGAATATAATGCTTGTTTCTGTTACAGAAAGAACGAGAGAGATTGGTATCAGAAAAGCAATAGGAGCCAAGAGAAAAGATATATTGTTGCAATTTTTAGTAGAATCTGTAATTGTATCTGGAATAGGAGGAATCATAGGAACGATTATTGGAGTGGGACTTTCATTTATTGTTTCAAGCTTTATCAATATGCCTCCTAGTGTATCTATAAGAACAATAGTCATTGCTTGGATTTTTTCAGCAGGAGTAGGAATTTTCTTTGGTATTTATCCTGCTAATAAAGCATCTAAACTAGATCCTATTGAAGCTTTGCGTTATGAATAA
- the tsaD gene encoding tRNA (adenosine(37)-N6)-threonylcarbamoyltransferase complex transferase subunit TsaD, which translates to MNIKAPKNKEYYLTLSIETSCDETSAAILKNGREVLSNIVSTQIDIHKKFGGVVPEVASRKHVENIDIVIEEALNSANVDLKEIDHIGVTYGPGLVGALLVGVSSAKAISYALDIPLVGVNHIEGHICANYIEDKNLKPPFLCLVVSGGHTHIVYVKDYGVYDILGQTRDDAVGEAFDKVARALGLPYPGGPVIDKLSKEGNKDAIHFPRIYLEEGSFDFSFSGLKSSVLNYLNSQRQKDLPIHVEDVAASFQAAVIEVLVDKTIKAAKQKKVDTIVLAGGVAANSGLREALLKETQKEKFDFKYPSLKLCTDNAAMIGCAAFYNYQQGNISDLYLNAVPNLKLGKK; encoded by the coding sequence TTGAATATAAAAGCCCCTAAAAACAAAGAATATTATCTAACTCTTTCTATAGAAACAAGCTGTGATGAAACATCTGCTGCAATTTTAAAAAATGGAAGAGAAGTTTTGTCAAATATTGTTTCTACACAAATAGATATACATAAAAAATTTGGAGGAGTTGTTCCTGAAGTTGCTTCAAGGAAACATGTGGAAAATATTGATATTGTTATTGAAGAAGCACTAAATAGTGCAAATGTAGATTTAAAAGAAATAGACCATATAGGTGTGACTTATGGGCCAGGACTTGTAGGGGCACTTTTAGTAGGTGTATCTAGTGCAAAGGCTATATCCTATGCGTTAGATATTCCATTAGTAGGTGTCAATCATATTGAAGGACATATTTGTGCTAACTATATAGAAGACAAAAATTTAAAGCCTCCTTTTTTATGCTTAGTAGTATCAGGAGGACATACCCATATTGTTTATGTAAAAGATTATGGAGTTTATGATATCTTGGGACAAACTAGAGATGATGCAGTAGGAGAAGCTTTTGACAAAGTAGCCAGAGCTTTAGGACTTCCATATCCTGGAGGACCTGTGATTGATAAACTTTCAAAGGAAGGAAATAAAGATGCTATTCATTTTCCAAGAATTTATTTAGAAGAAGGAAGCTTTGATTTTAGTTTTAGTGGATTAAAATCTTCTGTACTTAATTATTTAAATAGTCAGAGACAAAAGGACTTACCTATCCATGTAGAAGATGTAGCAGCTTCTTTTCAAGCTGCTGTGATAGAAGTTTTAGTAGATAAGACTATAAAAGCTGCGAAGCAAAAAAAAGTAGATACCATTGTGTTAGCAGGAGGGGTAGCAGCGAATAGTGGACTTAGAGAAGCACTTTTAAAAGAAACACAAAAAGAAAAATTTGATTTTAAATATCCTTCTTTAAAGCTTTGCACAGATAATGCGGCTATGATTGGTTGTGCTGCTTTTTACAATTATCAACAAGGAAATATTTCAGATTTGTATTTAAATGCAGTTCCAAATTTGAAATTAGGGAAAAAGTAA
- the acpP gene encoding acyl carrier protein, whose translation MVFNKIKEIIIDQLGLDDDVEIGLETSLMGDLEADSLDAVEIIMAIEDEFDVEIPDEDAEGFKNIGDIVSYVEENK comes from the coding sequence ATGGTATTTAACAAAATAAAAGAGATTATTATTGATCAATTAGGATTAGATGATGATGTAGAAATAGGTTTAGAAACTTCTCTTATGGGAGATTTAGAAGCAGATTCACTAGATGCAGTAGAAATCATCATGGCTATTGAAGATGAATTTGATGTAGAAATTCCTGATGAAGATGCAGAAGGATTTAAAAACATTGGTGATATTGTAAGTTATGTAGAAGAAAACAAGTAG
- the abc-f gene encoding ribosomal protection-like ABC-F family protein — MIVLSCNEIYKSFGIESILENISFTISTGDKIGLVGSNGAGKSTLFKIITGIYPYDKGELYLSKNINLGYLEQNNNFDSSHTIFEEVLKVFSHLIELEEELRNLEIQISKESTSSESLNKLMDLYAHKSEEFQNQNGYGYKSEIRGVLRGLGFSEDEFHMSIHHLSGGQKTRVALAKLLLKKPDILLLDEPTNHLDMDAIEWLEGFLKSYKGSIILISHDRYFLDQIVEKIYEIENKFLTPYTGNYSFYVKKKKENYEQQKKAYLAQQKEIQKQEEMIRKFKQHGTEKLAKRAKSREKRLEHISMLEKPVFLEEKAKIRFETQIKSGEDVLFVENLSKSFGENQLFRNVSFSIYRGERVGLIGPNGIGKSTLFKMLLEKIPYEEGIVKLGHHVNMGYFDQEQSDLNLSNKIIDEIWEQNTSFTQTQVRTILGSFLFQGEDVFKEIATLSGGEKSRVSLLKLMLSKANFLLIDEPTNHLDIASKEALEEALKSYDGTLLVISHDRYFLNQVATKILDLSSEGIKEYLGNYEYYHEKKNESIEYSEETQPQKTKTQLKDEKKKEKEKQKEEKRIKKEQEALEEKILIIEEKIKQLEHEMCKEEIYTNPEESKKIHEKTNEFKKELEILYEKWEYYLE, encoded by the coding sequence ATGATTGTTTTATCATGTAATGAAATTTACAAATCTTTTGGAATAGAATCTATATTAGAAAATATATCATTTACTATAAGTACTGGAGATAAAATTGGACTTGTAGGTTCAAATGGAGCTGGAAAGTCTACACTTTTTAAAATAATCACTGGGATTTATCCTTATGACAAAGGAGAACTTTATCTTTCTAAAAATATAAACTTAGGTTATCTTGAACAAAATAATAATTTTGATTCTTCTCATACTATTTTTGAAGAAGTTTTAAAAGTATTTTCCCATCTTATTGAACTGGAAGAAGAATTAAGAAATTTAGAAATACAAATTAGTAAAGAAAGTACTTCTTCTGAAAGTTTAAACAAATTAATGGATTTATATGCTCACAAATCTGAAGAATTTCAAAATCAAAATGGATATGGATATAAAAGTGAAATACGTGGAGTACTAAGGGGCCTTGGTTTTTCTGAAGATGAATTTCATATGTCTATTCATCACTTAAGTGGAGGACAAAAAACAAGGGTAGCTCTTGCAAAACTTCTCCTTAAAAAGCCTGATATTTTACTTTTAGATGAGCCTACAAACCATTTAGATATGGATGCTATCGAATGGCTTGAAGGATTTTTAAAATCTTACAAAGGAAGTATTATTCTTATTTCTCATGATCGATATTTTTTAGATCAAATTGTTGAAAAAATATATGAAATCGAAAATAAATTTCTCACTCCATATACAGGTAATTATAGTTTTTATGTAAAGAAAAAAAAGGAAAATTATGAACAACAAAAAAAAGCTTATTTAGCACAACAAAAAGAAATTCAAAAACAAGAAGAAATGATCAGGAAGTTTAAACAACATGGCACTGAAAAATTAGCAAAAAGGGCAAAAAGTAGAGAAAAAAGACTTGAACATATTTCTATGTTAGAAAAACCAGTATTTTTAGAGGAAAAAGCAAAAATTCGCTTTGAGACTCAGATAAAAAGTGGAGAAGATGTTTTATTTGTTGAAAATTTATCTAAATCCTTCGGTGAAAATCAACTATTTAGAAATGTTAGTTTCTCCATCTATAGAGGAGAAAGAGTAGGTCTAATTGGTCCTAATGGCATTGGAAAGTCTACGTTGTTTAAAATGTTATTAGAAAAAATCCCTTATGAAGAAGGAATTGTAAAATTAGGTCATCATGTAAATATGGGTTATTTTGATCAAGAACAATCGGATTTAAATCTTTCTAATAAAATTATTGATGAAATATGGGAACAAAATACTTCTTTTACCCAAACTCAAGTCAGAACAATTCTAGGTTCTTTTCTATTTCAAGGAGAAGATGTATTTAAAGAAATTGCTACCTTGAGTGGTGGAGAAAAAAGTCGAGTATCTCTATTAAAACTTATGCTTTCTAAAGCTAATTTTTTGCTTATAGATGAGCCTACAAACCATCTAGATATTGCATCTAAAGAAGCTCTAGAAGAAGCTCTTAAATCTTATGATGGAACTTTACTGGTGATTTCTCATGATCGTTATTTTTTAAATCAAGTAGCTACAAAAATTTTAGATCTCTCATCTGAAGGAATAAAAGAATATCTAGGAAATTATGAATATTATCATGAAAAGAAAAATGAATCCATAGAATATAGCGAAGAAACGCAACCTCAAAAAACAAAGACACAATTAAAAGATGAAAAGAAAAAAGAAAAAGAAAAACAAAAGGAAGAAAAAAGAATCAAAAAAGAGCAAGAAGCATTAGAAGAAAAGATTCTCATCATAGAAGAAAAAATTAAACAATTAGAACATGAAATGTGCAAAGAAGAAATTTATACAAATCCAGAAGAAAGTAAAAAAATTCATGAAAAAACAAATGAATTCAAAAAAGAATTAGAAATACTTTATGAAAAATGGGAATACTATTTAGAATAA